Within the Mixophyes fleayi isolate aMixFle1 chromosome 5, aMixFle1.hap1, whole genome shotgun sequence genome, the region ACAACAGGGATTGATTTCCTAACAGAAGTAAATGCCTGTCTAGACAAGTTGGGACTGAAATGGGACAAACTTGTAGGTGTGACAACAGATGGTTGTCCAAATCTGACGGGGAGAAATGTTGGACTTTTGAAGAGAATGCAGGATAAAGTTACCGAAATTAACCCTGAGCAGAAATTGACATTTTTGCATTGTATTATACATCAGGAAATGTTGTGTAGGTCAGTATTAAAAATGTTGTTGATGTTGTAACTAAAACCGTTAACTTCATCAGAGCAAGAGCACTGAATCACAGACAGTTTGTTGCACTATTGGAGGAAAATGAGTCTGAACATTGTGATATCAGCTACCACACAAATGTCAGGTGGCTGAGCCTGGGAAAAGTCCTGAAAGTTTTCTGGGACCTGAGAGAGGAGATCTGGCAGTTCTGTGAGAACAAGGGAAATGACATCCCTCAGCTTTCAGATGCAGACTGGCTGGCAGACCTTAGTTTTGCTGTAGACGTGACTTCTCAGATGAATGACCTGAATGTCAAACTGCAATGCAAGGGCCTTTTTGTGCATGAAATGTACAGCGCAGTGAAGGCTTTCATGAAAAAGTTGCAGCTTCTATCAAACCAAATGGGGGACAATATTCTAACTCACATGCCAACACTGAAGGAAGCCAAACCATCAGCTGATCACCTCCACAGGTACTCATCCATGTTAGAAGCACTGCATGCTGAGTTTTCATTGCGATTTCAAGACTTCAAAAGACTTGAGAGTGAAATGGACATGGTTTCTTCTCCTTTCAGCTGCAATGTGGATAATGCACCCAGTGATGTTCAGATGGAACTCATTGACTTGCAGTCTGACACACTTCTGGCAGCGCACTTTAGGTCTGTCCCATTGCTTGAGTTTTACTCATCACTCAAAGAGGAGAACTTTCCACACATGAGGAGACATGCTCTGAAAATTCTAGTCCTCTTTGGATCTACCTACATATGTGAACAGACATTCTCAGTGATGAAGTTCAACAAATCCAGACACAGATCCTCACTGATGACCACCTCTCAGCTGTCCTTCGCATAGCCACCTCAGATATTCCGCCAGATTTCAGTGCACTTGTTCAAGCCCAAGACAGACTAGATTTCTCCCACTGAACAGGTAAATGATTCTTATATATAATTTGCTGCATTTTATGATGGGCCCTTTATAATGGCCTTTTATAAATTTGGTTCGGCCCTCGAACACAGATCTGATTTTCCATGTGGCCCCCGAAAGAAATTAATTGCCCACCCCTGTCTTAGGAGGATTAGCAGCATTCAGGATTAGCACAGTCTCtgctgatatttatttatttttgaacacTTGGGAAGATAGATGATAAAGTTTGGCATAATATGTTGGAAAGTTCATATCAAGTCACTACCTCTGTCAGATTTCGCCAAATTAAATTTTTCTTCATATATAGGGCATACCTCCAAATCTCCAAGTTTGGTGGGAAACAGCTAGTTATTTGCCCCAAATGTGAGTGCAGGGGAGGATTTATGACATATGATATGGAGCTGCCCagtggtgtcctccttctggCAGGAAATGGAAAATTGTGTAATACAATTGGATGTGAGAATATCCTCTATTAATCCAAGATTATGTTTATTTGGCCTCTGTCTGAATAAGAACATGCATAGACTTATTAGGTCACTTGTCACTACCCTATTTATGTTTGCGAAAGTGATCATTGCCAGGAAACGGATAGCTTCCGAGGGCCTTATTCTAAAGGACTTGATTGATCTTGTAAATGATACCATAAGACACAAACGCTTTATGTATGCTAGTCGTAATTTGACTAATAAATATGGGAAAATCTGGTACCTCCTTATGTTGCTTAGGGGCAAGGGAAGTAGATGTCTCTTAGATACTGTGCCCTGGACAGACACCTAGCCACtactattttaatatttgaaCATTATAGGTCTAAATGCTTACGAAGACCAAACCTTAGTGAGTGAGGACActtcatataatatttattaagatATTTTCTCTATTCTTACAATGCATGCTTAACtactaatgttttttatttatactatgCTTAGATATTGTACGTTTGATTTTATGACACTATTGCTACCTCTGCGTGAGATTATCTTTAGATTACTGTTaaggttttttaataaaaatgtaaaaaattaaataaaataagatgtaTCTATTTAGGAACCTGGCAACAGCTATCATGATGGTTGATACATCCAGGTCCACACATTTGTATGTGAACATGCCCACAATATTGTAGGTATCTGATATGTATGATCAATATTTaactaaattattttaataatttttgttttAGAAATCCAAAAACAGATGAGACCGGAGAGTTTCCgaaaaagaaataatacaagataggaatcaagaaataaaagacatgtggggatagatttactaagctgcgggtttgaaaaagtggggatgttgcctatagcaaccaatcagattctagctttcatttatttagtaccttctacaaaatgacagctagaatctgattggttgctataggcaacatccccactttttcaaacccgcagcttagtaaatctagcccgtgaTCCGCAATCATTAAATCAGAGTAATATCTGTCTTGGATCAAAAATGGTTACTCAGATGGATCATTCAGTGCAGCGGAGGAACATCTAAGAAGCTGTGCAAGGTATACACAGTAGAGACCAGACCGGAGAGAGCTTCCGAAAATGAAATTATACAAGAATCAAGAAATAGACATGTGATCGTCACCCGTCACCGGTGGTCTATTGCTTGGCAAACAAGGGCTGTGATGCTGCAGTCATTCAAGATGTAATCAATATGTGGAGTCCAAGGCCATTTACCACGTGGGGCAATTACAGTAGACTTTGAACATTATTTTGACTCACAAAAGTGGACATGTGTCAAAATCCAGACAGATACAGTGACTTCAGCACAGGCCGTAGTCACCACAAGATGGTTCGTGAAAGGGGAAGTGATCTGCAATGTTCACGGGCACTTTGTAACTGGAAAAAATGGAAGGCGACTTCAGGAGTGATCCTAAGTGTGAGCGGAGGACCTTTACTACTTCAGAAACACTCAGAATTTAATGTGCATACATTTGTCCTGTCAATGCCACACACAATCACCATCAAGAGTTGTAAGCAGAGCTATGAAAAGATCCAAAAAACTATAACGTTACACCCGTCTTACTGGACACTTTCCCTTTAGCCATCGAACATACCTGCGCATATCCAGCTGCTATATTGCCCTTTGGCCGATGACTTGACATAGCCTGAATGTTTTATAGATACTTGCATTTGAATAATTTGCctgtcatttattaaatgtgccctGTTGTTTTTTCATCCTGTACACAATAAAATGTTTCTttgttcatgcaaaaaaaaaaaaaaagccaatcaAAGATTTGTAATAAATCATTACAGAAAGAAACTTGCCAATGGAGTAGTAATGCACCGTCCGTGGCTACGGTATTCCTTATCAACTGGCTCTGTGTTATGCTTCTGTTGCAAGCTGTTCGGTGGGAAAACAACTCCAAAGTCAACTTTCTCTGATAAAAGGTACAAAAGATTGGAAAAACGTCACTGCAATACTATCAATGCACAAGAGAGATAATGCTCATTTGGCCAACTATCAAACTTGGAAATAGCTTCACTTGAAagattaaaaagcaaaaaagaaattgAATGAAGAAAATGTGCGCCTCATTATAAAGAAAACAGAAATTATTGGCAGCAATTCTGAGAACAACCGATTGCTTTAGTGAGGCGTTCTGGCCTTACGAGGAACACACGAAAACTGTACACTTCTGCCAATGGGAATATCTTGCGTTGTTTGGCTCAGTAATGGATTAACATATtcgtaaaataaagaaataaggaGACCTATGTACACAACCTTGGGAATGATACACAGAATGAGCAGATTCTTTTATTCAAcactataaaagaaaaaattctGAAATCTGCTCAGGTTGCCAAGTACTTTTCAAAATTTATTGATTGCACTCCTGATGTAAGTCATGTTGAACAAATAAACACGATCATTCGCTCTGTGGACATAGCGCAGGAACCGATGACTGTAAGCATGTGCGCGTCAAGGAACATTTCTTAGGATTTCTGCCACTACAGGAAACAAGTGGTGCTGATATGATGGACATTACCCTTCAACAGTTAGACAAGATGTCATTGTCTATTTAAAACCTACATGGTCATGGCTATAATGGAAGTAATATGAAAGGGTAACAAAATGGCGTGCAACGAAGAGCTTTGGATGTTAACCCACGAGCGTTGTTTATTCCTTGCAGTGCACATTCTTTGTATTTGGTTGGAAATAACATGTTATTTGGAGGCCACATCTTTCTTTAACCTTGTACAACATGTGTATGTGTACTTCTCACCATCAACACATTCTTGGAAGTTCCAATGCCCCATGTGTCTACTCGTACCGTGAAACCATTGAGCAAAACAAAATAGGAAAGTCGAATTGATGCTTTGAAACCTCTTCTCTTTTACCTGTGATATCTATGATCACTGAGGACACTACCCTAACAGGAGGGTCTGACAATATCTCACGAATAGAGGCACAAGGTCTTGCAAAAGGCATTTCTACTTTCAAGTTTGTGGTTTATCTTGTCCTGTGGTATAAGATGTTGTCTGAGATCAATATAAGTAGCAAAGTTCTTCAGGCAAAGGAATTTGATATACACAGTGCCATTAAACAACTGAATGTGACAAAGAATTTTCTTGAAGATTGCAGGAGTGACAAAGGGTTTGCGAAAACACTGGTAAATTGCCTGTGAACTTGCTGAGGATTTGGTGATACCAGCACAGTTTGTATTAGTATAAATAAGAAACCGTTCACCTATGAATCACAGAGGATGAGCCTATTCTGAGCCCACAGGAAAAATTCCAAATCAACTTTTATTTTGCTGGCCTTGTTACAATACAATCAGTTCAAGAAAGATTCACAGATTAATGAATTTAGTTATGTGTTTGGCTTCCTCCATGATGTTCACAGTTTGGAGAATAGAACATCAGAAATGATGCACGATTGCTACAAGTTAGAGCAATTTTTACAACATAAGGACTCCAAAGATATTGATGGTACAGATTTGTGCAGTGAATTAGCGCTGGTAGATGTCACCGCTCATGCTGTTGTCACACACTTATGCTGTTGCGCCTGAGGAAGTCCCGTTGTACCGGGATGAAACGCGTTTGTGGTGGTTACCTCATAGGAATGGCTTGATTTTTTACATGGTCCAAGGAAATTCATGGTCTtttgactatctggtacgcagtttttatttacctagGGCTGTATGTTGCACCTGTGTGCTTCACCTTTGGGTCTGCTacctatttttacactttgtctcctggtggaggactatctctgggttctggtgcagtttttatacataacaatactgcactatgttattttttgttctgtttttctacattgtcgttatgtctgatggagattgagagggactacctctgaagaggaaacctccatatgatctatacttcttgaatacatccttacggtacgcagttattatattttcccaacaccatatttgtgataatacacattggggcgccctacttgttttttctgttgcagcattttcgttatccggattaaccatctggccacaagtatcctgaggctgccgctcttaaCTGAGCTAAGTGCTGTTGTTTGGGACTGATCCTCTAATACTGGACTTTATATACTATCTATACTAGTTGTTTATCCAAATTGTATTTACGCTGTGGTAATTAGCGCCATCATATATATCTCTGTTtgcgtgttatatatatatatatataacattaatacaTAACTTAACACGATTAAGAGATTAATTTCTCAACAGAACTTTAAGACCCACATCATATATTTCAATAATTATTTGTAGaggtggtgcacgtggttggggcccataaattactttttcacgccaaataaactggtgatcttttgtattacacagtctcttttgtgtgtgtattcacagacctctctattttctctcctctcacactgtcctcagtacatagctcagtctgtttagtgtgatttcACAGATcactatactgcttatttgtttccagtactttcctttttactcacacctctctttggctcacttcttctcttcttgcactttcttcacttttaatctgcttatatatcactttgtctgGTTTttattctgtccctatttttctctcccagtctatccagacacagggatctctctcagcggtcctgagtatcgcGGTcccgagtatcacactcctctctcctgtcacccccggcaaccacacacgactcccaactgtcacgttccctcaagaaatctttttttttttatttttaatctttataaacacttataacaagtAACACATGTAACCACATCTAAACAGGAAGGTACatgaacatatatttacatatagataccTCAGGTTACTCAGGTTTCGGGGTATCACATACTTCCCCACTTAAAAAATGCGTGTCCGCACGCACTAGAAATTACCTGAACATTTTTTACAGACATTCACTTTTCTCATGAAATATTTGCATATTACAGTTTGATTTGAGACATTTTTCATGTAATTATATAACACAACATTGCTCACAATCTTCATGACTTAACATACTAGTGTCTATACCTAAGGGGTGGAACTCCTTTTATGCTTCTAGGTTACTATTAGGTTGCATTGGACACAACTTAAGTTGATCCCTGTGGACCAGGCTTTCCCGAAGACCATCTTCTCTTGTCACACGGTAGACAACTACCCCTTCTCTAGATATATCAGTTACAATGTATGGAATTGGTTCCCACTGAAAGTCTAAGTTACTGTGCCGCTGGTTTTTCTTTTTTAGCACTTTGCTCCCTATCTTCACTTCACCCTgtactggagtggcattagaatACTGCGGTCTATATTCATATGGTCTCTTTAAGTAGTATGGTGAATAGGGACATTTCCGGTAAGGGTTTTCCAGCTTAGGACACTCTGCTTCTGGCACACTTTCAATATCTTCTGACTTCTCTCCATCGGTTTCTCTTTTTTGGTAGTTTTGCTGGTAGTTTTGTGGAGGATCTTTGCGATATGAATAGTGTCGATAATAGCTGCGATTTGTTGCATGTTTGCTGCCTTGGACTGGAGAACCACTAGGACCAGTTACATAAGTTGCCTCAGCACCTTTCCTGCCTTCTATCACATCAAACTCTACAGTCTCTCCATCTCCCACTGCGAAGATACTTCTGTGGGTTGCTCTTCTTAATGGCAGTCTGGTGTACAAACAGGTCTTCCTTGGTGTCATTCCTGTTTATAAATCCATAGCCCTTACGCACATTAAACCATTTGACAGTGCCTAAAACCTTTATATGGGGACCAACAAACTTTTGATAACCCTGTAGGAGCCAAATAGTATGTTGAAAGGCCGGTTTCGCGGGCTGCACCATTATCTTGGATTTACTCTTGAGGGCTCCTATTAACTCTTCTGGACAATTTTGAAGAACATTCATTCCAATGATTACTGAAGGTACATCACTTTCCTGGACATTAGTGATAACAAATCCCTGCTGGAGTAAAGTGCTCTTTCCTATCTGCATGTTGGCCTTCCAGTAGCCACAATGTGTAATCGATTGACCATTGCTAGCCAGTAGGTGTGGCCAAGTGCTAGGTGCAGACATAATTTCTTGCTCCTCCCAATGGTAAAAGGGGAAAGGAAGAGAGACAGGTTGATAAGACGCACTAGAAACACTctgttatttgttttgtatttggttTGAGCAACTAGGGGTTAATCatttataaaacttaacttttattattttattcataaaacagcgaaatataaataaaataagtgaaaatgtgatttaaaaagcTGGTCACATCTCATGAATCTCTACATCCACCATTCATATAAGGGTCACTTATTTGATTACtgtccaaaaataatttttataattatcCCTTGTGGGATGCAAATGTAGtccaaaaattatatttgttttataaatactgGTACATATTCCAAAACAATGCTGAATTATGCCCTAGGTTATATTTTTAGATACACTACAATTTGTTATGTCCGATAGTTTATGTTATGCACAATGGATAGAATTATAGATTGATTAGTTCAAAGGCTCCTACCGCTGCTGCATCTTAGATGAAGCAGCGCATATCCATTAATTATTGAGCCCGTTAGAAAGTGAGCAGATGAATTAAAATTAGGTCTGtcccaaaaacaaaaactaatcTATATGTGCAAATATTATAGAATCGTAACTCTCGAATGCATGAGCAATTCTAGAATAAAAAGGGTGTTATGAATTaatattctgcacataagttgtGTCATAAATGATCTATTAATTCCTAAAAGCagtgttttgtattttgtgtaaaacatGTCCTGCTCCAAAATACCCGGACCTCTATAATTATAACCCTCATACCAAAATGCCTCTTGGGTTAATGAATTCCTTTTAAGCATACACAAATATTTCCTATACGGATCAATTACAGCGCTTTATTATATTGGAATACAGGAACGATTACCATTCTAAAAAAGCGCAAGGATAGAAAGGATATATTGCTACAAATTGTCAATCCTATATATAGATTGTATCACGCTACATCCTCTTATCCCTTAAGAAATCAGCTATACTCAGGGTACATAATAGAAAGATTGTAGATTCTATATTGAGCGTTTCTTGCTCTAAACCTCACAGGTTCCATATGTTACTATTCCAAACACGGTCCTTAATAGGATAGTAATTCCCCGTGGGTGTTTAATCCCTTATGAGTAACCTAGGCTTGTGCTGTGTTCTATAGCACTTGCGGTCTAAATCTAGAGCAACATGATTTGGACTACGAATTGTAAAGTTATACGATTTTCTGTCTATTCCTAAAGATAGGTATTGGGACTACATTGAGATTCAGGTAGTAGTGAGATGTGACCAGCGaaaccgacgcgcgtttcgctggtcTGCTTGTTCACGGCTAACCCGTTTGTCCGGTGAGCGGGGTTTTTAAACTTGCTATGGCCAATCAATACTAAGATATTCGAATTCACTGAGTTCATTGGGTGGGTTATCCTTCTCGGTTCGTATTATTAATccatttttgtttctgttttttagaTTGTAtctttatacattaaaaaatacatacatttatatgaaCTTGGTTATTTAAGATAATAAAGAATTCCCATAATATATCGTAACGTATCAGGACAAAGATATGGTTTGAACATGGAATGATATATCATCAGAACTGATTTCTACATAGATGGAGTACGTGTATATTATCATTACATTACTGAATACTAATAATTCAACCTTAAGtgagttgggttttttttttaaaaaaaatataagtgcAAAATTGATTTTATATCGTGCTTGGTATTAACTTatgtgaaagaaagaaaaaaaaaacaggggaggggagtgggggagatgattaattattaaatgtaagaGACCTAAATGGTCATGAATTTTAagttgatttattattaaaagtatttttaatagTGCTTTGTGTGTTTAAATATTGATTGTGCTGATTAACTACATTCCCTTAATAGTTTATTTTCTTATATAATAATTGTTGTGTTATTATGTGTTTTTGTTAACTTTTGTGTTCAATATATTATAATTCCTTATACAGGTTTTGCTATAGTTGTAATAggtcaaaattatttaaaatgtcaaaTAATTTCCATTTGTACATTAAAAATGTGATCGTGCCTATTATAGTTCTCTACTGCATTACTCcttcagttcctcttttttgcaaccataaatatacattattctattattgaatatttaattttatgtttttattttgtattatacatatcaaatttttattattttttattttatatttttattgattatttctttattgttaatgttttaatctttTCTTGGTTATATCGTATTTAATTCTTAATCATTTTCCAGATcatgtttatatttgtatgtttttcacaTCTCTCATTTTTTAAATATCATTACTTTATATAGAGTATATTTGATCTACTCATTATACCTTcataactatatatttatttaattctatAGAGAATATATCAGCAAACTTTTTCATTATTCGATCATCAGATGTACAGATCTCCATACTTCGGGATGGTAAgtatttagctatttttcttGTGTGTATAGTCTTTATATCAGATTTTTTACTTGATCATATTCCAGATCATatccatatttttatatttttctttttctttatttccaaATTCCTCATTTTATAGATATCATTATTCTATGTTGAGTGAGTTTGATCTTCTCCTTATTGAATCTTTGTACCTATATATTCGTTTACTTCTCTAGAGAATATACCTGCAAGTTCTCCATCATTCAGCCATCAGATATACAAGTCTCCTTATGTTTaaaattggtaagtatttttctgTTTGTCTTGTGTATATGTTCTAGAAAAACAGGGGAAGAgtagaagaaaaagagaaagaaaggagaatttctcttcccctctctctccctcctccccttcAAAGAAACATTGTATAATTGACATTCTCATTAAGGCCTGCTGGTTGCATAAAGTTCGTAGGGAAAATCATTCTAGCCTCTTTTTTCAATAATTCCTTTGTAAGATCCCCGCCTCTGATTCCTAACTTAACTTGCTCCATACCAAAAGCTGTTAGGTAGTCAGGGTTACTTTGATGTATCCTCTGAAAGTGTCTTGCTACTGTTGTAAGTTTTTTCAATTTCTTGGCATCTTGGTTGGCATTCCTAATATTACCTATATGTTCCAAGAGTCTCTGCTTCAGAGGTCGGCTAGTCATCCCTATGTAGTTAGCATTACATGTACAGGTTAGACAGTAAATCACTCCTTTAGTTTCACAATTTATGAATGATTTGATGTCATGATTGTGACTGTCTACAAAGTTCTTGGTTTTTTTAATAAGTTTACATGCTTTGCAGCACCCACAGGCATAACATTCTGTTATTTTATTAGTAGTTAAAGAGACTTCGATCTTATCATCAAAATGACTTAACTAAAAAATCTTTCAGATTTTTTGACCTTCTCCAGCTTGTAGATATTTTTTCACCTATAACTCCTGATATAAGAGGGTCTAATTTGAGGATATGGCTGTGTTTTTGAAGTATATACTGTATGGCTTTCAATTGGTTGTTAAATCTACTAATAAATCGCACTTTATCCTCTGGAGTTTTAATTTTCCTTTTAGGAAAGATCAGGGAGTCTCTGTTAATTTCCTTCACTTCATGATAAGATTTTTTAAGGATTCTATTACTATAACCTCTTCTTTGTAGTCTCTTTTGTAATTCTTTTGCACGTTGTTCAAAAATATTGTCCTGACTACAATTTCGTTTAGTTCGTAGATATTCTCTTTTGGGAACACCTCTAATTGTAGATGGTAAATGGGAACTTGTGGTGTAGGAACTCGGATAGGCGTATCGTTGTCACCTGGGAGCCCGTGTCCAACACTGCAGGCAGCACAACTCCGTTTATCCTGACCTTCAGGTGGGGGCATTCTCCTATGTAACAAGGCCACCCCTCTTGTGCAGTTGGCCTTATTGCCATGGTTCCTCCCGAGGATCGGTCCTCCTCCATCGAGGTCTCGTCATTTAAATGCTCACTTTGTTGGCAATTTTGTTCTATGTGGCCGCTCCTGTTGCAGCGGTGGCAGATGGGTTGTCTTTGGAGATCGGGACAGTCAGAAGCTCTCCTTTCATTTCTCTGTGGAGGCTCCCACCAATCACTGGTGGCCCTTCTTCTCTCTATTCGCCACCTAGGTTCTGTTACTGGGGGATTCGGCTGACTCTTGAGGTTACGAATCTCCCGACACAACTCTGCCATTCCAGTGGTTAATTCCTCAATTTGGGATTTTAGTACTCGAAGTGGATTAACGGGGGAAGTTTGGATGCTTTGAACTATGGTCTTCCCAGGATTTTTGAATTC harbors:
- the LOC142157961 gene encoding general transcription factor II-I repeat domain-containing protein 2A-like, with the translated sequence MSSHIKKRKVDSECRVFNKTWTAKYLFTELKSKAVCLVCGTVVAVLKDYNLNRHYVTKHEDKYRNLSDQERAKESEILLSKLQTQRTLFTKLSTSRDTATKASYLISHKIAKRSKPFSDGEFIKECLVDSAELICPEKKDAFENIPLSRRTVTRRVEGIAENLEFQLKNRAVTISFFTLALDESCDVRGTAQLLIFLRGITADFKITEELAAMQSIKGTTTGIDFLTEVNACLDKLGLKWDKLVGVTTDGCPNLTGRNVGLLKRMQDKVTEINPEQKLTFLHCIIHQEMLCRARALNHRQFVALLEENESEHCDISYHTNVRWLSLGKVLKVFWDLREEIWQFCENKGNDIPQLSDADWLADLSFAVDVTSQMNDLNVKLQCKGLFVHEMYSAVKAFMKKLQLLSNQMGDNILTHMPTLKEAKPSADHLHRYSSMLEALHAEFSLRFQDFKRLESEMDMVSSPFSCNVDNAPSDVQMELIDLQSDTLLAAHFRSVPLLEFYSSLKEENFPHMRRHALKILVLFGSTYICEQTFSVMKFNKSRHRSSLMTTSQLSFA